CCACCTTGTCCCTGACCTCGTCCTTGGTGACAATGCCCCTCCCGTCGGCGCAGACCTTCAACGCAACGCCCCACAGGTCGCAGATGTAGCTTTGGTTCAAGAACTGGTCGGCGAAGTAGGGCAAGCAGAGGAGCGCGACCCCGTGCCGCACCGCTTCCATCGTCGAGTTCCACCCGCAGTGCATCACGAAGCACGCCACTGAGGGGTGCGAGAGCACGCGCTGCTGGGGAGCCCAGCCGACGACTAGGCCCTTGTCTCCAATGCGGCGCCGGAACCCGTCGAGctagccctcgccgacgccgtcgGCGAAGTTCGGCCGGACCACCCACATGAAcggcactaccggaaaccggcacttgcggcactcggcaaaactcgaaatacactcggcaaaggctttgccgagtggcaaaaaattaatcggcaaagaagcctttgccgagtgctttttgtcgggcactcggcaaagcctttgccgagtgccgggaaagcactcggcaaagatttacactcagCAACATGAAAATAcgaaaaaaaaacccaaaaataatagcaaattttttttcgggggaggccgccaccggccagcgcccgtccGTATCCATCGAAGTCACTGCATTTTTTGCATAAAATTCACGGCTAACGCGGCCGGCGAGATTCAAACTCATGACATCTCCctcgcgtgtctgctgctctaccactgcactacactgtcacttgtgtcaagattccgttatctatcctcatatattatactaaaccgagagtaaattgcttatttgaggccctaaacgaattcaaatcaaaaagtggtcaactataaagtttcataacttttcgagatctacaattttcatttaggaagtttttccatccgaggtcatttgaaaaattcgaatttcaaatttgagagattcaaatgtagttttgcatgataagatgatttcaactcaaaaagttgtcaactacatagtttcataacttttggagatctacaattttcatttaggaagtttttccatccgaggtcttttgaaaaattcaaattttcaaatttttaaattcaaacgtcgtttttgcattacaagatgatttcaaatcaaaatgttgccaactacaaaatttcataacttctcaaaatctacaaagtttattttggtcagttgttcatccgatatagtggtagtaacattgttcacaaatcttatatctctcttctactttcatgaaactaatatgagagatatgagagatgtatattttatgaacaacgttattgtcgctttgtcaaatgaagaaatgaccaaaataaactttgtagatcttgagaagttatacaactttgtagttgaaaagtttttcatttgaattcatttagggcctcaaaaattgctttgaaaaaatgatttgccgaggacaaaaaaaaatgcacatggcaaaatgcctctttgccgagtgtcaaaacaaaggcactcggcaaaggcgcatTTTGCCGAAtgccgaaaaatggcactcggcaaaatacatttttgccgagtgccgaaaaaaaacactcggcaaagtcatctttgtcgagtattttttttttgccgagtttATTTTATTTGACACTTGGTAAAAACCGTCTTTGCCGaatgcccgataaaatacactcggcaaaacttCCGGCACTCGACGaagtgccggtttccagtagtgcgGCCGTCCGGTGAGTGCCAGGCCGTCGGCCAGCTCCTGGAGCCGTTCCGCGTCGAACACCGTGAGGCTCCCGAGTCCCGAACGCCACCTAGACGACGGAGCCGGGAGCCTGCGCGTCGAGCCAGCGCAGGCAGGTCTCGTCTTGGGCCCAGAAATGGAAGGACGACGCCGATGCTGACTTGGGCGCCTCCAGCGGGCCGATGGCGACCGCCGGTATGGGGAGGTGGGCCAGCGCCACGGACTCGATCTCCTGGAAAGTGTTGCAGACGATAGTATCGGCGAGCGCTAGGGTTGCTCGTGATCGTGCACTGGATCATGGCTCTCCGTGACTCAGGGCTCTTGCCAAGGGTGATCCAGGGAAGCTTGGAGGCGTCGATGGCCggcatcttcgggtttggctggACCCTCTCGTTCCTTTTCACATTCCCTGCAAACGTAGAACCATCATGTCCTGATCTTATATATATAACAACGTGATTTCCTGAGGTTTATAGAGTTTCCGGTTTTGCTCTTATTACCCATTTCGTCGATGATGCCATCCTCTATCATCTTGGGAAGGTGCATCCCCAGCGCGAAGGTGGCGGCGGAGAAAGTGGAGAACAAGGCGACACGCACGCCCACCTTGTGGACTAGCTCCAGCACGAAACTCATGGACAGGTCGGCCACCACCCACCTGATGTTCCTGGACCTGATCGTCTCCTCGAGGCCGCCGAGCATCGCCGCCGGCAAGCCGTCGAGCACCTTGCCGATGTCCGTGCGGTCGCCGTCGGGGCCCATCTGTCCGGGAAGGAGATCAGATCGATCCCGCCGGCAGGGGATGCTCCTGCCAAGGCCGTGAGGATTCGGGCATGGTTTAAGTCGGTGTTCACGAAGACGATCTCGAAGCCGTGCTCGACGAGCCGGTAGGAGAGCTCCATGAAAGGCATGACATGGCCTTGCGCGGCGAACAGCAGCATCAGTACACGGGGCCGATGAGGAGACGCTGCCATGGAGGAGGGTGGCTGAAGACACTTGAACGTGCTGGTAAACAGCTGCTGGTCGGCTGCAGGGCGATCGTGAGCTCTGAGCTGCACTATCAGATTCAGAGGTCTTGTGTCGCTTGCAACGGCGCCACTCCTTGTGGATCAGGCGGTGCATATATAGCCCGTGGCTAAGACTATGAAGTCTCATCGACGCAGACGTCATGCCTTGCATCAGCGAGAGTGGACTAGCATCATCTGCGTCGCGGAGTTGCCATATCTTTGCTCGGCGGCGCTAAAGAACAAGTCATGTGAACTGTACCACAGATTTAATTTGGCAGTATTGATTATAGCATATGTAACGTCGAAGAGCTGCTTGTCTGGAATATAGAAATTTTAcaatttaatttcacaaaaaaaaacacaGGAACAAGAAATTTTGACTGTATTCCAAAAAGATCCTATATTCTACCAGCAAGCAACTAGGCCAGTAGTGGTTTCTATGGAAAATGATGGTATGAATGGGCCTGTGATCTAGTGGTGGAACTATCTAGTAGGACGCTCCCTATCACGGTTAAAACCTTGGAGTTGTACTTTTTCCTAAAAAAATTTCAGACCGAATTTAATCAGCGGAATATTTCAtttggggccttgtttagattgcaaatttttgcaatctggacactgtagcacgtttcgtttgtatttgacaaactttgtccgatcatggactaaccaggctcaaaagattcgtctcgtgatttacaaccaaactgtgcaattagttattttttttacctacatttaatgctccatgcatacgtccaaaaattgatgtgatggagagagagtgaaaaaacttggaactttggggtaatctaaacaaggcctgggatTGACTGGCCAGAACCACACTCGAGTCAAGGTTTTGTCGTGAAAATTACCGACATTCTGGAATTTTGGTCGATTATATATTTTCAAGTTAAGGTTGCAGAACAATTTATAATGGATTTTCCCCTTCCCATATTCTCTCCCCTGGAATATTTTCCAGGAGGATTCATGGCCTTAACCTCAAGCAGTACAAAACGTTGTGTGATAGCCATAGCGCTAATGACTCAATGAATCAGGCTAGTGGTTTTGGTGTCAGGGGTCCGTAGGGCTGGAGCAGCACTGACGAAAGAATGTCGAAACTGTACTGTGTTGTACAAGATAGCGTTGGACAAACGCAGAACATCATGGTCTGTCTCACCGAAGTTTGCAGAGGCTACAACTACAATTCCATGCAACTCGCAGACAGCATATGCTGAGCGCGCACGACCCCTGTAAACGTCTGACGCCTGTCTATGGTACTGGTCCAAGCGGGAGAGCATGCAATGCTGAGACAGCATATGCTGAGTGCACGACCCCTTTCACATGAGGTCATTTACTTTAAACGAGCCCGTTTTCAAACCCTTTCACAAAACTAAAGTTGCTTCTGAACTTTGCTAGGACCTCACCAGAGAACGTTGAGCAATCCCTCGTGGTGCAACTGTTTGAAGTTGTGAccaaatctatatctatatctcttataaagctaattCCCACTACATGTTCTATCTCACCATGTAAGACATCCACATCATTTTTCACTAATAGCCATGTCATACCACTGACTTCCAACCTCTTAATGCCAGTTATCCACGCCATCTCTAgttctatctcaacatgcaagacaTCCACATCATCTTCCACTAATAGTCATGTCATGCCACTAACTTCCAAGCTCTTAATGCAAGCTATCTACGTCATCAAAAgttctatctcaacatgcaagacaTCAGCATCATCTTCCAATAATAGCCATGTCATGCCACTAATAACTTCTAACATCTTAATGAAAGCTATCCACGACATCTCAAgttctatctcaacatgcaagacaTCCACATCATCTTCTACTAATAGCcatgtgaaagccctagtttagttttggataattgatgaaacctaagtggAATAACCCTATGCTTTAAGTGTGTAATTGAGATATGTTGATTCaagtccaagtgatggagctagatggcACTCATGTGATGGAGATGGCCAAAAGACGGTGATCAGGTGCTccaatttggaaaagaagaaagagaaaaataaaactccattgagctcaaggcaaaggtgtaaATAGCGATTTTGTTTTGGCAGTCAAGACATAATAGAGTGCATAatcagatttaggatagatggtcgcaCTATTAAGTGGGGAGCTCTTATTtgacaattcggtcatctagtgccactaggtgttggacttctaTGCATATAGATTTAGGTCTAGTGCACAACGGAGAGCAAGCGAAAACGTTTATGAAAAACACTTTGGAAATGCTAACTTCGCCTTAAATATGTTTGTGAAATActtgagagttagcatcgcttgcaTAGGAGGTTTTGGGCTCGCGGTGCTGCCTCCTGGATGGCACCAGACCAGCTGTCCGGTGGGTCTGGACACGGTCGCCCAAGCACCTGAGACTTACGCGCCGAAAGCCGCTGGCACCTTGTCGTCCGGTGTGCACCGGACCAACTGTCCGGTGTGCCGGACAAGGGCACCGCCGCTTTATTCTAGAGAGGGAGGAAAGCATGGTTTTCACGCCTAGAGTTCACAGGACCGGCTGTTTGGTGCTCTGGACGGGgcaccgccctatttttctaGATAGTAGCGAAAACGGGTAACGGTTGGATTGTTGCTTTGAGCTATAAATAGATGGTGTGGCTGGCTAAAAGGATCAACATGCTAAAGAAGATCTTGTAAATCAAATATTACATCATCaaaacaacttcaaataaaaaaaatgaactacaaagttttatcaCTCTAAAATTTTTGTTTTGATTGattctccatccgagatcattCCCCTACCATTACACACTCACTTGTGACTATAGAGTAGGTGGATTCCTTTGGTATGAACTCTATTAAATCTTATGATGTATATTTCGGCATCAAgacgatttcaaatcaaaaaagttaaaactacaaagttgtagatattgtcgAGTGCTACAACTTTATATGAAGTTCGTCTTCATCAGAcatcatatgaaaaagttatgatgTTTTTTATACAGTCTATCAATGAtggttcaagaaaaaaaaaccggtagtgatgacaCATACGGTTCTGTAACATGCTGCAATGGTTCTGTAACATGCAattttaagtatcacacacacaGTTCAATGGCTACAATGTGCATGGTTGGTTTGTTTTTTCCCTCCCATGGTTCGATTTCATGATACACGTGAGGTGCGAGGCACTTGCACAAGAACACGGATTTGCTGCCTTCCCTGCCTCCACTGCAGACTGGTACATGCGAGCGCAACAAACCCCGCCTGTCACCATCAGGCACGAGCATGATGCGCGCGCGCTTCGCGTCGCGCCTGTCCGGTCACAAAGCATGCATACATGGGCACATGGCTCGTTCTGTCCGCGTAACCACATGCCGGCTCGCTGCACGAGCCAGGGCATAGAGCTCTGCCAGCCCGCTGTGCAGCAGGGGCGCCAAGCCGTCGCATCCACATTGCGATCCAAATCCACAGCACCAAAGCACCGCTGCTTTTTTTTTAGCGGTATGGCTAGCGCCTCGTCCACTAATTCGTCCTGTCCCGCACGCGCATCTTGGCCTATCGCTATGCCCGCGAGTCCAGACAACTCGTCTCGCATGCGCAGCCTGCCATGTCTACCTCGATTCGACCCGCGCCATGAGTCGCCTGTTACCGGCCacgtacacttgcaacatatgtgtgaaacatatgcaacatccagataaaacacttgtaacttaAAACATGAAAACTCTTGCTGCAACATAAAACTACAGATGAAACATTCAGAACAtcctgttgcaacatatgtgtgaaacatatgcaacatccagatcaaaatgCTTGCAACAATAGTCTggacagatgaaatattttgaacaaacgcttgcaacatgtctctaaaacaattacaacatatgcaacatccatgatctactattccaacatccatataaaacaattGTAACATGCCTCTGAACcgtttgaaacacttaaaacatacatttCCAAAATAGAGGAGGGAGGCCTGGGCCGGTCAATTCGAACATCGGGGTGGGAGCCGGTGGCGCGTGGACCATTAGCATTCGCCtgcgctcgtgggtgcccttggctcagcCGAGGATGATAGAGGTGCCCCGGCACATGCGCCTAGCGGTCAACAGCAGTGGTGGCTGCGGCGAGGCATCCTGGCGGCATTGGGGGTTGGGAAGAGGCCAGGGAGGCGCTCTACTATCAGCAGACATGcgagatagagagtgagagatggggagagcagaggcaacgcGCGTAGGATGGGGGTGCGGTGAGGCATGGCTGCGGCGGTCGGGCCGGGCACGCGATGGGCGGGGCGAGCAATGGGAGGGAGCAAGTGTCGCGGGCGAGGCATGCGTTGCAAGCGGGAGTGAGCAGCGCGGGCGGAAACGGCGAGCCGTAGTGTGGCGTACGGCGGCCGGATGGAGGGATACCTGCGTGGAAGCATTATCGTTTTTTTAATAGCTCGGGCTTGCCACCAAAAGCGTGCAGGTTCGCCGCACCGCCGAAGCCTTGACCCTTTCACCCTGAGCCTTGGGCCGAATTTGGCCCAATCAAGGCCTGTGATGCAGAAGGTTTCAGCGTATTAGTAGCCCGCGACCGAGTTTTAAATTTTTATCTAAGGTCCACCAGCACTGcatgttttttattattattatttttggaGGAAAACGTGCACTGCATGTGTGGTAAACCCAAGATTCAGCCCACATGGAAACAGACGGAATGGGCCCATCAGTGTAGGGTCATCACGCGCTCGTGTCGACAGCAGCATTTTCGAACTACCGTAGTATAAACTGCTAGTGAATTGTAGTTTATTATTATATATCTTTTATAATTTGTACTTTTCCAAAATAATTGCCTGGATATAAATCTAAAAATATATATACTCTCGCTATTCCAAGTTGTTAGATTTCTGCAAAGCTGGAGCTTTTTGGAAAAGTGGCATAGTCTGTcattcgttttttttttttgtcaaaaatCGACCAACCAGCAAATCTAAGAAACACAAGATTATTATTGTGTTTCCAAATACATTCCCCTAGTCTTTTCAGTAAACACTTTTTTGGAATATTTGGAAAATAAATCAAACAATGTAAACGAAGCGTATTAGAGATAGTATATGCATGGAAGGATAAATTAAATAGTAAGTAAAATAATGTGTGTTCAAGGGATATCAAAAtccagaaaaaaaatgaaaattatGATTCAATGTCGTCTTATACGTACGGAATATGTATGGCGAGGAAGTTTAGTCCTAAATCTTGACGTTGCCGTGTTCGAAGATCCAAGACTCAGTCATCAGCTAATCAATGCACGCACTCCGAAGTAGAAGTCTCCACTCAATCTGGTCATGTACGAAGTCAACAGTCAACACAGCATGACGTGCACGGAAGGAACAGACAGCAACTTCTTTTTTATGAAATAATAATGGAATTGTTTTGACAGAATGAAAATAATGGAATTGTTTTGGACTTGGGGTTCACACATCACACACTTTAAATAAGGCAGTAGTacaaaactctctctctctccatctctgAATAAATTAGCTCCTATAATTATCTTAAATTAAATCTTTTTATATTTCACTAGATTTATATAAAAGAGAACAAACGGTTATGACACCACACGAGAACATTATTACAAAAGTATAGTTTCTGATGTATCTAATAATAGTAATTTGATTTTACATAAATCTTGACACTCTTTTCTATGAACTTAGTTAAACTCAAGGTTTTAAATCGCAGACTATGACATTTAGCGGAAGCATCCTCCAGAAGGTACAAAAAGCTATAGCGGGACATAGAGGAAGCTATTTCATTTAGCGgttttgtagaaaacataaaAACTTTTAATTAATTATGTATGCATGGAAACATATCGTGAATAAAATTTTGTGAACACAATACCCATATACATGTATATGGACCTAGTAAACATATTTCTAGGTCATTAAAAATTAACGTAGCCATTCATATTCTTTCAACATCAAAATCAAAGAATTCAAAAATTATTCAATAGCTCGTTACATCATTATTAATTAAAAATAACAACATAGATGATTATACATCGGCTCTTGCACCTAATGACAGGTGGATCCGAGCCACTCCCGCTTCTCTCCCATAGTGAACCCTAACAACATTTTTACATTTTATGATCATCTAGGATCAATTAATTGTTCACGCCAGTAGCATCCCTAGCTTAGCAGACTAACTATACTAGGTAGGAGGATTTAGTAAACAATTAAACTGTTAGGAGTGACCGTTACTTGCTGGCCACTTTAGCTTTGCAAATGACATTCCTTGAATGAAAAAAAGAAACATGTTGCTCTATGCAGGTTATCTATTCGGTTATGCACTAGCTACGTACTTTGTCTACTCTATAGAAGATAGATTCTAATAAAGACTTGGTTGTGGTGGCCTCGCAATAGTTAGCATAGGTGATATTTTCTCCCAGGCAAATAGGTGGCGATCTAGTCTGTGAATTGCTAGTCACTAGAATGTGCTGGTCCTTTTAGCCTTGTGGTTGTGAGGCCCTTGTTTTCAAGGTCATGTATCATCTCAATGTATTGCTTTGAGAATTTAATAAAAGATTCCTTTATCAAGAAAAAAGATACATTTGTTGTGGCACAGTGCTAGCTTTTAGAAGGAAAAATGTTGCATTCGCGAGTGATTGCTCTTCCAGCTTGATGTACTGACAGACTCTTCACTGGCCTAACATTAACCGACATATAATCTAGGACTTGCATGCATCCTAACGACCTGGGCATCGAATGAAGAACGTAACCCGTCCTGCAATCTAGGGAGATCGAGCCTTTTCTTGACTCGTTGCACTAGGCTGGCCTCTATATAAACCACCTGGCATCCTGCTTAAAGGACTCAGACCAAGAAGGCAAGAACACACAATCTACCTAAGTTCATTTACACACACACATTCATATACGTACAACATACAGAATCACAGCAGCTAGCATGGCGTCCTACATTGCCAACAAGCCTCTGATAACGGCGGCACTAACGCTGCTCGCAGTCCTAGCCATTGCCAACTGCATCTGCAGTGCAGTCGCGGCCAGGGATCTGTCCAGCAGTGGCTATGGCGAGGAGGCTATGACGGCGAGGCACGAGAAGTGGATGGCGGAGCACGGCCGCACCTACAAGGACGAGGCCGAGAAGGCACGTCGGTTTCAGGTATTCAGGGCGAACGCCGCCTTAGTCGACAGGTCCAATGCCGCCGCAGGCGGCGGCAAGAAGTATCAGCTGGCCATCAACCGGTTCGCCGACATGACTCACGACGAGTTCATGGCGAGGTACACCGGGTTCAAGCCCGTGCCGGCCACGGGCAAGAAGATGCCTGGTTTTAAGTACGAGAATGTTACACTGTCAGATGACCAGCAGGCGGTTGACTGGAGGAGGAAAGGTGCAGTCACCGATGTCAAGAACCAAGAACAATGCGGTAAGCACAAAATAAGGAAATTGTACACACATGTCTGTCAACTGTCATATGTAcatatttactaactactagtaGACTGTTCTGAACACATGTGAAACATACTGCATTACTCATGTCATAGGTTGTTGCTGGGCGTTCTCGGCGGTGGCGGCCATCGAGGGCATGCACCAGATCAAGACCGGCGAGCTGGCATCACTGTCAGAGCAGCAACTGCTGGACTGCTCCACCAACGGGAACAAcaacggctgcggcggcggcaccaTGGAGTACGCCTTCCAGTACGTCATCGGCAGCAACGGCGGCATTGCCACCGAGGCCGCCTACCCGTACACCGCCACGCAGGGCATGTGCCAGAACGTCCAGCCGTCCGTCGCCGTCAGCAGCTACCAGCAAGTGCCCAGAGACGACGAGGACGCGCTCGCCGCGGCTGTTGCCGGCCAGCCCGTGTCCGTGGCCGTCGACTCCAGTAACTTCCAGTTCTACAGAGGCGGCGTCATGACCGCGGACAGCTGCGGCACCAACTTGAACCATG
This sequence is a window from Miscanthus floridulus cultivar M001 chromosome 10, ASM1932011v1, whole genome shotgun sequence. Protein-coding genes within it:
- the LOC136485423 gene encoding senescence-specific cysteine protease SAG39-like codes for the protein MASYIANKPLITAALTLLAVLAIANCICSAVAARDLSSSGYGEEAMTARHEKWMAEHGRTYKDEAEKARRFQVFRANAALVDRSNAAAGGGKKYQLAINRFADMTHDEFMARYTGFKPVPATGKKMPGFKYENVTLSDDQQAVDWRRKGAVTDVKNQEQCGCCWAFSAVAAIEGMHQIKTGELASLSEQQLLDCSTNGNNNGCGGGTMEYAFQYVIGSNGGIATEAAYPYTATQGMCQNVQPSVAVSSYQQVPRDDEDALAAAVAGQPVSVAVDSSNFQFYRGGVMTADSCGTNLNHAVTAVGYGTAEDGTQYWLLKNQWGNTWGEEGYMRLQRGVGACGVAKDASYSIA